One part of the Archocentrus centrarchus isolate MPI-CPG fArcCen1 unplaced genomic scaffold, fArcCen1 scaffold_40_ctg1, whole genome shotgun sequence genome encodes these proteins:
- the popdc3 gene encoding popeye domain-containing protein 3, translating into MEIPDFEAMNFTVEPVASTYPLCEEWREGSEGAVFHLANIFLFLGFMGGSGFYGLLYLFIFLTLGFFCFTLWSLSDPCTTDSFLWSFALFAICLVQVLYLSYRLRSVSFDKDFQELYNCMFKRLGVSLAHFGKIVACCDGEVHTLEKDQCFAAEGKTSIDKLSVLLSGRIRVTINGEFLHYIHPFQFLDSPEWDSLQPSEEGVFEVTLQADDPCRYVTWRRKKLYLLFAKHRYIAKIFALVVRRDIAEKLYSLSDMACNRYGYPYDLRLPRDPHLLGTEVERADDDLQVSVQGRRAP; encoded by the exons ATGGAGATTCCGGACTTCGAGGCCATGAACTTCACGGTGGAGCCGGTGGCTTCGACCTACCCGCTGTGTGAAGAATGGAGAGAAGGCTCGGAGGGCGCCGTGTTCCACCTCGCCAACATCTTCCTGTTCCTTGGCTTCATGGGGGGCAGTGGCTTTTACGGACTCCTCTATTTGTTCATCTTCCTCACGCTGGGATTCTTCTGTTTCACTCTCTGGTCCTTGTCGGACCCCTGCACCACGGACTCTTTTCTATGGAGTTTCGCGCTCTTTGCGATTTGTCTTGTACAAGTCCTCTATCTGTCCTACAGGCTGAGGAGCGTTTCGTTTGACAAGGACTTCCAGGAGCtctacaactgcatgtttaaaagacTCGGAGTGTCGCTCGCACATTTTGGGAAGATAGTGGCCTGCTGTGACGGAGAAGTCCACACATTAGAGAAGGACCAGTGCTTCGCTGCAGAGGGAAAAACCTCCATCGACAAGCTGTCGGTGCTGCTGTCTGGAAG AATCCGTGTGACAATTAATGGAGAGTTTCTGCATTACATCCACCCTTTCCAGTTTCTGGATTCTCCAGAATGGGACTCTCTGCAACCATCAGAGGAGGGCGTGTTCGAG GTGACCCTGCAGGCTGATGACCCCTGCCGGTATGTGACTTGGAGGAGGAAGAAGCTCTACCTGCTCTTTGCTAAGCATCGCTACATAGCCAAGATCTTTGCCCTGGTCGTGCGCCGTGACATAGCAGAAAAGCTGTACTCACTCAGTGACATGGCCTGCAACAGATACGGATACCCCTATGACCTCCGCTTACCACGTGACCCTCACCTGCTGGGGACTGAAGTAGAAAGGGCTGATGATGATCTGCAAGTGTCTGTGCAGGGCAGGAGGGctccctaa